A region from the Pararge aegeria chromosome Z, ilParAegt1.1, whole genome shotgun sequence genome encodes:
- the LOC120636075 gene encoding uncharacterized protein LOC120636075 isoform X4: MSKLRRWTSEGGTPIEKPVRPTREGSVQLYTPEVRCACQFFQCDSLLPERVNPIGTRPTSRASNFIPSVSDHEYEIIEKPPPNIIYTSPSLDEKPVMVKTEDELSSTTSLERKYLQHTSDEDDHIEDDEKVNTNEEKNESLINAEALQKDIEDRFFVNTPSSASRTECEVSTSQVEDSSALENLPLKRSSRNKNSDVTENKIQQRIKEGTGKLKSQAGKLKAKLHNIRNKQFSLPERPKFKMPDRPKLSLPDRRKFSLPERPKFKKINISEKLSFGDRKKFSFPDRPKFNVGEFPKFKMPERPKISFASLGRKKEQRIDSNMSGSTSDLQNVASVEFEAKTYPRLFSRKKKPPLTKTSSSPTLNREDTPPPIFTFTRMKKSNQDELSSYIPDTSEQPREYGIVDNDANYGTETEGRKQFSTTYDFDKLDQEYVDDEQNPQNLNDNTSSTLDVSPSNQEYTHINELNNDEFFVRPRGISRENIQVREYLSDEIRQAFNIPKNVLAVMGSSEGIKNIYANEPEPEVDSELMIDDSEAMRYSTEDINERDDGYYTFPPVRPSRAKRKKKETESIKYIDDSVNASMQFSEIDLGLSEDQLDNKKLNGDAADREIDFHSSANEFDLKPTTDLQSIHEYANDDVIEYPDSLTIQSKTLPMPPKRKKKTIKKDHKHSSLNSFTVPDMWQSSKNQNEDIIVYRTEHEYIVPHSYKSAAEQSPLAPRRNRSRSSRTTSVCDDDRTSHGAESLILDTQIPVTEDMKLEASTRQESPGYATVDKSYISGKITRRSKSKTPPVRRKSNSSERKYYTVSGIKSALPNRPPRKKSSTSLMTLNSFRKDSFNGNVTQYDEIGEPQFEEVHKDLQSGEVVSKMKDRPLPPPPRPPRGPRRKKSDDIIEHYKSKSETQLQTSPRFSTDETEDVVEIEVSTQTDPLPDDIEFDLGLDDNLDVSMTSSLRDIIDEESILGKVCDKRVQPRRPSRSVSRSEKSLKLSDPKMSDYSKQNLGRTSPAVILVEKRVSSPTKINEKDEILTEASLTVKHINIDESQIPDVPPLPKSVHKVTPNSDLCNDITTEEGRALKRVSDSCRDVQLDNLITQRLQVKDLDVGRLNVSELQATKILVSDIEGMTLNVNELDSKSGHISVNGIEFSQSVIDEIVKKFAEISTISATTIQQPATQTIEMVEVARPISREEETQTESPPAETKTSPSAEVPSETIEEITVPPQRPPPPDLTPLLYSYLQDMSIPSTSLQQASSFRERHVGEFHEQLPAPPPPLRRSKRKPTVPLSESSSDENKPRPSPRRMPPQARAHEPSITEAGAQFLRVCQNSISRTFRNIFNTFMSYISGTEDKRDVQMAMVIFLVLIAGLIMFGLSDSRTIHHHHWEFFNPPDNKQ, from the exons ATGAGTAAGCTCCGTCGATGGACATCCGAAGGTGGGACTCCAATAGAAAAACCTGTTCGACCAACGAGGGAAGGAAGTGTACAATTATATACACCGGAAGTACGGTGTGCATGTCAATTTTTTCAATGTGATTCGTTATTGCCGGAAAGAGTAAATCCAATCGGCACTAGACCAACATCGCGAGCTAGCAATTTTATTCCAAGTGTGAG tgaTCACGAATATGAAATAATTGAAAAGCCGCCTcctaatataatttatacttcACCAAGTCTAGATGAAAAACCAGTCATGGTTAAAACTGAAGACGAGCTATCTAGTACAACCTCGTTGGAGCgaaaatatttacaacataCTTCTGATGAAGATGACCACATTGAAGATGATGAGAAAGTTAATACAAACGAAGAAAAAAATGAGAGTTTGATAAATGCTGAAGCTTTACAGAAAGACATTGAAGACCGGTTTTTTGTAAATACACCTTCAAGTGCATCGAGAACTGAATGTGAAGTTAGTACGAGTCAAGTTGAGGATTCTTCTGCATTAGAAAACTTGCCTTTAAAACGAAGTAGTCGGAACAAAAATTCTGATGTTACAGAGAACAAAATACAACAACGTATTAAAGAAGGAACAGGCaaattaaaatcacaagctGGGAAATTAAAAgctaaattacataatataagaaataagCAATTTAGCTTACCAGAGAGGCCTAAGTTTAAAATGCCAGATCGACCAAAACTCTCCTTGCCAGACAGACGAAAATTCAGTTTGCCAGAGAgacctaaatttaaaaaaatcaatatatcTGAAAAGTTATCGTTTGGTGAccgaaaaaaatttagttttccaGATCGACCTAAGTTTAATGTTGGTGAATTTCCTAAATTTAAAATGCCTGAACGGCCAAAAATAAGTTTTGCTAGTCTTGGTAGAAAAAAGGAGCAGAGAATTGATAGCAATATGTCAGGATCAACATCAGACTTACAAAATGTTGCCTCCGTAGAATTTGAAGCTAAAACGTATCCAAGATTATTTAGTAGGAAGAAAAAACCTCCATTAACAAAAACCTCTTCTTCTCCAACATTAAACAGAGAAGATACACCACCTCCAATATTCACATTTACGAGGATGAAAAAAAGTAATCAAGATGAACTTTCATCGTATATACCAGATACATCAGAACAACCACGAGAGTACGGTATTGTTGATAATGACGCCAACTATGGTACTGAAACTGAAGGAAGAAAGCAGTTTAGTACCACGTATGATTTTGATAAATTGGACCAAGAATACGTAGATGATGAGCAAAATCCACAAAACCTAAATGACAATACTAGCTCTACTCTAGATGTATCACCGTCTAATCAAGAATATACTCATATAAACGAATTAAATAATGACGAATTTTTTGTACGACCGAGAGGAATTTCTCGCGAAAATATTCAAGTTCGAGAATACTTAAGCGATGAAATACGACAAGCATTTAATATTCCCAAAAATGTTCTCGCTGTAATGGGAAGCTCTgagggaataaaaaatatttatgctaaCGAACCAGAACCAGAAGTGGATTCGGAACTTATGATTGATGATAGTGAGGCTATGAGGTATTCAACCGAGGATATAAATGAAAGAGATGATGGATATTACACATTCCCACCTGTTAGACCTTCAAGAGCCAAacgaaagaaaaaagaaactgagtcaattaaatacatagatgaCAGTGTGAATGCCAGCATGCAATTTAGTGAGATAGACTTAGGACTTTCAGAGGATCAGCTAGATAACAAGAAATTAAATGGTGATGCTGCTGATAGAGAAATCGACTTTCATAGTTCAGCCAATGAATTTGACTTAAAACCAACTACAGATCTACAATCTATACATGAATATGCAAATGATGATGTTATAGAATATCCGGATAGTCTCACGATCCAGTCAAAAACTCTTCCTATGCCACCAAAAAGGAAGAAAAAGACTATAAAAAAGGACCATAAACATTCGTCGTTAAATAGCTTTACTGTACCAGATATGTGGCAATCATCCAAGAACCAGAACGAAGat ATCATCGTATATAGAACCGAACACGAATACATTGTTCCTCATTCTTATAAGTCAGCAGCTGAACAAAGCCCTTTGGCTCCAAGACGAAATCGATCCAGAAGCTCTCGGACGACGTCTGTATGTGATGATGATCGAACTTCACATGGAGCTGAATCTTTAATTCTTGATACTCAAATACCTGTCACTGAGGATATGAAATTAGAAGCAAGTACACGACAAGAAAGTCCTGGCTATGCTACGGTTGATAAAAGTTACATATCGGGTAAAATAACTAGACGATCAAAAAGTAAAACACCACCAGTTAGACGCAAAAGTAACAGTTCTGAACGTAAATATTACACAGTGTCGGGTATTAAGTCTGCTCTACCAAATCGGCCGCCGAGAAAGAAATCATCGACTAGCCTTATGactttaaatagttttagaaAAGATTCCTTTAACGGAAATGTTACGCAGTACGATGAAATAGGTGAACCTCAGTTCGAAGAAGTACACAAAGACCTTCAATCAGGAGAAGTTGTGAGCAAAATGAAAGATCGACCTTTACCTCCTCCACCACGTCCACCAAGAGGACCGAGACGAAAAAAATCAGATGACATAATAGAACATTACAAATCTAAATCAGAGACACAATTGCAAACTTCCCCTAGATTCAGTACAGACGAAACTGAAGATGTGGTTGAAATTGAAGTTTCGACCCAAACAGACCCTTTACCAGATGACATTGAATTTGATTTAGGACTTGATGATAATCTAGATGTATCTATGACTAGCTCATTAAGAGACATTATCGATGAAGAATCCATACTGGGTAAAGTTTGTGATAAACGTGTCCAGCCACGTCGTCCTTCCCGTTCTGTTTCAAGGTCGGAAAAGTCTCTGAAATTGTCAGATCCTAAAATGTCTGATTATTCTAAACAAAACCTTGGCCGTACTTCACCGGCGGTTATATTAGTGGAAAAACGTGTATCAAGTcctactaaaataaatgaaaaagatGAAATCTTAACTGAAGCCTCTTTGACTGTAaaacatattaatattgatgaatCTCAGATACCAGATGTACCACCACTTCCTAAATCAGTCCATAAAGTCACACCAAATTCAGATTTATGTAATGATATAACCACGGAAGAAGGCCGAGCTCTTAAAAGAGTTTCTGATTCATGCAGAGATGTACAACTTGACAATTTAATAACACAGAGACTTCAGGTAAAAGATTTGGATGTGGGTCGATTAAACGTATCCGAGTTGCAGGCAACAAAAATTCTAGTGTCCGATATTGAAGGAATGACATTAAATGTAAACGAATTAGACTCCAAGTCGGGTCACATTTCAGTAAACGGAATAGAATTTTCACAATCAGTTATTGACGAAATAGTCAAAAAATTTGCTGAAATTTCAACTATCTCAGCTACGACTATACAACAGCCAGCTACACAAACGATTGAAATGGTGGAAGTAGCAAGGCCAATAAGTAGAGAAGAGGAAACTCAAACAGAATCTCCACCAGCGGAAACTAAAACTTCACCTTCGGCCGAAGTACCTTCTGAAACTATTGAAGAAATTACTGTGCCACCACAACGACCACCCCCTCCTGACTTAACTCCGCTTTTATATTCATATCTACAGGACATGTCAATCCCATCGACATCATTGCAGCAGGCTAGTTCATTCCGGGAACGACACGTAGGCGAATTTCATGAACAGCTTCCAGCGCCGCCGCCGCCACTTCGACGGTCAAAAAGGAAACCAACAGTTCCACTCAGTGAATCTAGCTCCGATGAAAACAAGCCTAGACCCTCACCGAGGCGAATGCCGCCACAGGCTAGAGCTCACGAACCTTCAATAACGGAAGCTGGGGCCCAATTTCTTCGTGTATGTCAGAATTCTATAAGTAGaacttttagaaatattttcaatacattcaTGTCCTACATAAGTGGAACAGAAGATAAAAGGGATGTTCAAATGGCAATGGTTATATTTCTCGTTTTGATTGCAGGATTGATCATGTTCGGTTTAAGTGATAGTAGAAcaatacatcatcatcactggGAATTTTTCAATCCACCGGACAATAAGCAATGA